Below is a window of Edaphobacter dinghuensis DNA.
TGTAGAAGTCGTGAAAGAGATCGTGGTAGACGTAAAAGCCGTAACTGACGATGCCGAGGCTGCGAAGTGGGCGCAGGCTGAGCACGCGACCGAGCGTGCTTCCGGGGTGAATGCATTCCAGAATAAGGGCGGCGGCAAAGAGATCGATCCAGGTAAAGCCGATGATGCCGACCCAGTTCGTAGCGGAGCCGTAGAACGGCAGGTGCATGATGTCCATCGCAATGAAATAGGTGAAGGCGAAGAGAAATGCGACGGCAACCAGCAGCCATCGCCGCCATTGGCGCAGCCATGCCTGTTCGGGGCCTCTCAGGCAAAGGGCGATCAGACCGCCGATGAGCAATGCATCGAGGCGCGTGGGCAGGCTGCGGTAGAAGAGCTCCATCCTCAGCATCTGGGGAGAGACGAGGACGGAGAGAAGCCAGCGAAACAACGGCATCAGGATGATGACACCGAGGCAGATTTTGATGAGCGCCTCTCGCTTTCGCACGGTGTATACGATAAAGGGCCATAGGAGGTAGAACTGCTCTTCGACGCAGAGCGACCAGAAGTGGCCGATGTAGAGATTCATCGGGCTTTTGAACCATCCCTGAACGAGAGGGCCGAAGGTGATTCGCACAAAACGATAAGGATCGCCGGGTTGATGGAGGAACAGGAAGCGGGCGTAGTTGCCGACGTAGGCAGGCCAGAGCGCCCATCTCCAGTTCCATTGCCATTGCGCGATGGGCGTTGCGAGGAGGATGGCGAGCCACAGCGTGTAGTAAAGCGGAAAGATGCGGAGGGTACGGCGGATGTAGAAATCGCGGTAGCGGTGTGGCTTTTGCCGACTGTCGTAGAGGATGCCGGTGATGAGGAAGCCTGAGAGAACGAAGAAGATATCGACTCCGGCCCATCCCCAGCCGAAAATTGCCGATTTACTCGATAAATAGTGCTGACTGAAGACCATTATGACCGCAACGGCGCGGAGCCCATCCAAAGCGATGTAGTAACGCGATGCCGCGCCGGTGTGTCTTGGAGAAGATGGGAGGGGTTCTGGCGGAAGTGGTTCAGGCATAGATAGTATGCGAGGACATTCCCACCATACGCTTAAATTGTGGCGCATCCGGGTAGAGAATATGCAACCACAAGAATAAGAGCGAAATACGGGGATCTCTCCACTGCGGCGGCAAAGAACGCCGCCTCCGGTCGAGATGACGTTGCTTTCGAGTTTGGATTTGTTGAGTTTTTAGACAGGTTATGAGGATGGAGGGTGGGTTGGCGTGGGACACGGTATGATAGAAGGGAAGCGCTGCTTTTTGCGATGTGCTTCTTTCCGGCCAAACCAATCCTTTGGAGAATAGAGTTCTCGTGAGTCAACGCAAAACAGCGGTTATTTTGGGTGCCCAGTGGGGCGATGAAGGCAAAGGCAAGATCGTCGATGTGCTGTCGGAGAAGTTCTCCGTCGTGGCACGGTATGCGGGCGGCCATAATGCCGGGCACACGGTCATCATCAAGGGCAAGAAGTTTGTGCTGCAACTGATTCCCTGCGGCGTATTGCGGCCGGAGTGCAAGGGCGTGATCGGCAACGGCGTCGTTTTTGACCCGATGGCGTTTTTGAGCGAAGTGAAGAAGCTGAAGGACGCTGGCCTGAAGGTCGACGGCCAGCTCTTTGTCTCGAACCGGGCTCAGGTGATTCTGCCCTACCACCGCATGATCGAGTTGGCGGCCGAGACGGCTCCGGGGCGGACGAAGATTGGGACGACGCGGCGCGGCATTGGGCCGGCGTATGAGGACAAGGTTCATCGCAACGGGCTGCGGGTGGTCGATCTGCTGAACCCGGCGCTGCTGCGGACGCACATCAAGAACGCCTGCGACGAGAAGAACACCATTGCGCATGCGCTGTTTGGGACGGAGCCGCTGGACCCCAAGGGGATGTATGAGGAGTATTCGCGGCTGGCCGAGCAAGTGGCACCGTTTGTGACGGATACTGCGGTGCTATTGAACGAGGCGATCAAGAACGGCGAGAAGGTGATGTTCGAGGGAGCGCAGGGTGCGCTGCTCGATATCGACCATGGAACGTATCCGTTTGTTACGTCGTCGTCGGCTACGTCCGGCGGGGCGGTGACGGGTACGGGAGTTGGGCCGACGCTGATCGGGACTGTGATCGGCGTGACCAAGGCTTATGTGACTCGCGTAGGCGAGGGGCCGTTCCCGACGGAGATACATGACAGCTCTGCTGACCTGCTGCGTGCTCGCGGACAGGAGTATGGCGCGGTGACGGGCCGTCCGCGGCGCTGCGGCTGGCTGGACCTGCCGTTGCTGCGGTACAGCAACATGATTAATGGCACGGAGTGGCTGGTCGTCACCAAGATGGACGTGATGGACGAGTGCGACGAGATTCCTGTGTGCACGGGCTACAAGATCGACGGTAAGCTGACGGACGTGATTCCGGCAGACATGCGCGGTTTTGAGGCGATTGAGCCGGTGTACACCAAGCTGAAGGGCTGGAAGTCTTCGACCGAGGGAATTACGGAGTTCGACAAACTGCCGCAACTGGCGCAGGATTATCTGCACTTTATCGAGAAGGAGTCGGGTGCGAAGATCGGCATGGTTTCGACCGGGCCGGACCGCGACCAGACGATCACGATTGCAGGGTTTGAAGAAGCGCTGAATTCTTAGGAGCCAGGTATGTTGAGCTTTACGGTACGAATGACGTTTGCGCATGACGATCATGCGGAGATTACCGAGATGCTGCGGCATCTGACGGTGGCTTCGCGGCAGGAGCCGGGATGCGTCAGCTATATCGCGCATTTTCTTGAGGGCGATCTGGGCACGGTGCTGATCTATGAGCAGTATGCGGACGAAGCTGCGCTTGAGCACCACCGGACGACGCCGCACTTTCACCAATATGCGATTGGCGGACTCTACCAGAGGATGCGCGAGCGGCAGGTGGAGAACCTTACGGCTGTCTGCTGAGCTGCCGGCAACCTCTAACTGAAAGGCATGAGTGCTCCCCTGAGGGGGAGCATTTTTGTTGCCGGAAGCTTGTGCTGCGGGGTGAAGTTGCGAGGCTATAATCAGGTCTCGTTGAAATCTCTCATGATCTCTCTTACTAGATTTCGTACTCCCATGTGCGGTCTGTTCCTTGTGCCGTTCCTGTTACTTTCTCCTTCGGCTCAAGGGCAGCAACCCAATGCGCAGGCCATGCAATTGATGCAGCAGGGAGCAGCCGCTATGCGGCAGGGGAATGCTGCTGCGGCAGAGCGGTACTTCTCGCAGGCGACGGTCGCAGCGCCCGGGTTTGCCGAGGGGTTTCTAGACTTGGGACTGATCCAACTGCGCGAGGGCAAGCCGGATGCCGCCGAGGTCTCGCTGGCAAAGGCGATTGCGCTGAACCCGGAGCTACAGGGCGCGCATATGTTTCTGGGCATCGCGAAGTATCAGATGCGCGAGGTGGACGAAGCGGCGACAAATCTGAGGGAGGAGATTCGTCTTCAGCCGCAGAGCGTAGAGGCGCTGACGTGGCTGGGCATCGTAGAGCTGGGCGTAGGAGACGCGGACAAGGCGGCTCCGCCGCTCGATCAGGCTGTGGAGCTATCGCCAAAAGATCCGAACCTGCTCTACCTGCGGGCGCGGGCGCACAGCCTGATCGCGCAGGAGTCGTACCAGGCTTTGTACCAGCTCGATCCCGATTCATGGCGCGTTCATAAGGCGCTGGGAGAGAGCTATTCGGCGCTGCGGCAGCCGGAGAAGGCGGTCGAGGAGTTCGAGAAGGCGGTGGCAAAGGAGCCGACGAATGCGGATCTCTATGAGTCGCTGGGGGATGAGTATCAGAAGCTGAGCCGCTTCGACGATGCGACCAAGGCGTACCAGCAGGAGGCGAAGCTCGATCCGCACAACGGAATCGCTCTTTATAACCTGGGCAAGATCGACGTGGAGCGTGGCGACCCGGAGGCGGGTATTGCGCTGCTGCGGCAGGCGATTGAGGCACATGCGAGTCCGGCGCCGAGCTACTTTTATTTGGGGCTGGGGCTGTCGAAGGTGGGCAAGAACGAGGAGTCGGCGAAGTGGCTGGAGAGATCGATGCAGAGCGATCCCTCGGACTTCATCAAACAGAGCGGCTACTACGAGTTGTCGAGGGTGTACCAGAAGCTGGGGCGAAGAGAAGACTCGCTGCACGCGCTCGATGAGTTGAAGAAGTTGAAGGACAAGCAGGCCGCTGCCGTAGGACAACACTCGTAGTCTTTATGTTCGTCGCGGTGGTTCGATCTGCCGATGTGGGGTGCGTCTTTTCCCTGACAAAAACGGCATGGAGAAACCTCTCGGAGCTTCGCAGGAGTCTAACCTCTATAGCGCCCGGTTACTTTCAGCGTGCGCCTTGAAGCTTGTGGGGGACGAGCATGAATTCCAAGGAATTCTGGGCATCTCAAGGATGTAACGAAAGTTATTTTGACTCTTGGCGTGAAGCGGTCTACCATCCGGTACGCATTATGACGTTACATGGTCAACCAATTCGTCTTCGTCGTGGTCTGATCGCGGCGCTCGCAGCGTTCGCGGTGATCTCCGTCGGGGTAGCGGGGCAACGGGCGTTTGCAGATCCAGCGGTGCACGTGAAGAAGCACAGCCTGAAGGAGCAGGTGGAGGCCCTGGAGGAGCAGTGGCGGGTGGCGCAGCTTGCGGGTGATACCGGGACGATGGGCAAGATGTTGTCGGACGACTATGTGGGCATCTCGATGACGGGAGAGGTGGATACCAAGGCGCAGCAGCTACGCCGGGTGACGGATCGGCGGATGGTGCTGACCAAGATCGAGTTGAGTGACATGAAGGTAAAGCTGGTGGGGGCGGTCGCGATTGTGACCTCGCAGGCGCAGGTCGAGGGTACGAATGATGGGATCTCGGTGCAGGGAACGTATCGCTACACCAGGATTTATCGGCATCTGCCGACGGGGCAGTGGAGGATCACGAGCTTCGAGGCTACGCGCGAGCACCATCACCGGCACGATGGACAGACCGCCGATTCGCAGGTTCCTCCAGTGGCCCCTGGCGAGCCTCAGCCTGCGACGGAATCGAAATAAAAAAGGATTGCAAGCAGAGAGTTTTAGATTTCAAGCACCGTAGATGCTCTGCGACATAAGAAGGCCCTGCCGTTGGCAGGGCCGTTTCACTCTAAATTGAAGGAGTTATCGCTCAGGCTATCTTCGAGTCGATGACCAGAACTGTCTCGGAGTGTGCCTGGATGCGGGTAAGAGAACCGGGAAGATTGAGCGCAAGAAGGCGACGGTAGAGAGAACGGGTACACCCTGTGAGGCGCGCATCTTCCGCTTCGTGGGGAAAGAGCGCGAGGTATTGTTGTGCAGATTTTATGGACTTACGTTTTTGGCCGTTGATGTTGATATTGACGAGGTAGGGACGGGGCTGAGGGGTAAAACTTCCGCGATGCTGATTGGGGATCGGGGAGTCCGCCCTCAAGGAGGCAGGGGAGGAATGAAGGATGGACATTGTGCCCTCGAATGGCGAAGGTTTTCGCCGTCGTATAAGGCATAGGATGATTACTTCGGTGCGGAAGTTGCACTCGATGGAGCGGCGCTCGATGAACTTGTGGAGAAGGCCTCGCGTAGCTTTGTCCAGGTGACGTCGAGGGTCTCGGGGAGGACGCGGGTCTCGGCGGTGACGGTCATGAAGTTGGTGTCGCCTCTCCATCGCGGCAGGGCGTGGAGATGGATATGGTTGGCTACGCCTGCGCCGGCGGATTCGCCGAGATTCATGCCGAGGTTGAGACCGTCGGGGTGGTAGACGTGGCGAAGGCTACGCTCGATGCGTTGCGCGGTGAGGATCATCTCCTGCGCGGGCTCGGGGGGAAGGGCGGCGAGCGAGTCGACGTGCAGGTAGGGCAGGATGAGGACGTGGCCAGTGGCGTAGGGGTAGGCGTTGAGGCAGACAAAGCAGTTAGGCCCGCGATGGAGGATGTGCGCGGCTTGCTCGGCCTTCTCCTGCGGCATGCCGTGGGCGATGGCGTAGTCGGTGGCGGCGATCATGTTGCAGAAGACGCAGTGCTTGTCTTCGGAGGCAGGCCAGCCGGAGAGCGCAGGGGGGACGCCGGTGCGGGCCTGCTCGTCGGCCCGGGTGATGTAGTTGTAGCGCCAAGGGGTCCAGAGACGATCCATAGAAGCGAGTATAAGGTGAAATTTCTGAGAATTTTATGAAGACCGCTGCCGAAGAGCGAGGGGCGTCGGTGGCGGCGTTGTCGTGGCGTTCATGAGCCTTGTGGCAGAATCCGACTCATGGGAGTTCAACTCTGCGACTTTGATATGAATGCATTGCAGGCTGCGCTCGAGGAGCAGCGTTGTGCGCGCGAACTGACCTGGGTTGCGCTGACGGGGGAGATCAACGAGCCGTTCCGGGGCACGCCCTCGATCCCGATCAGCGTCACGACGCTTCGTAGCATGCACGCCAAGCGGTCGGTCACCAGCGCGGTAGTGCTTCAGGTTTTGCGGTGGCTTGGGCGTACGCCGGAGAGCTTCTGCACAGGTCGGCAATCCGCGCCGTTATTGGGCGAAACGCTGCCTAAAGGTGGTCCTTGCCGCATCCTCCGCTTCGATACGGCGGCCATGCATGCGGCGCTCAACGCGGAGCGCGGCAGGCGGGGAATGACGTGGAAACAGGTTGCGAAGGAGATGCCGGGTTTTACGGAGAAGATGTTGACGAACCTTGCGACTGGCCCGCTGATCGGCTTTCCGCGGGTGATGATGATTCCGCAGTGGCTGGGTCTTCCGGCAGCGAATTTCGTGCGCGAGCGCAGTCGCTGATACGCTGCAAGAATTCCGTTTTGCGAGCCACAATAATAATCAGAAAATATAGGCTTCACGATGGCCGAGAAAACCCTGAAATTTTACGAAGCACTCGCTGACCATTACCACCTTATCTTCGAGGATTGGGATAGTGCCATTGAACGTCAGTCCAGGATTTTAGGTGGTCTTTTGGCATCTCAAACCTCTGTATATCCTTTAAAGATTTTGGATTGCGCGTGCGGGATTGGAACTCAGGCAATCGGGTTTGCGGCGATGGGTCATCACGTCGTCGCATCGGACCTGAGCCCGAGTGAAGTCAAACGAGCACAACAGGAGGCTCTCTGTCGCTCTCTGAATCTCTCGTTCTACGTTTCAGACATGACGTCGCTCCGAGAGATTGCCGAGAGCGAATTTGATGTTGTAGTAGCTATGGACAATGCCTTGCCACACTTGAATGCCGCTCAACTTGGACAAGCAACGCGAGCGATAGTCTCAAAGCTCAAACCAAAGGGGTTGTTCCTCGCAAGTATTCGCGACTACGACAAACTCATCCTCCAAAAACCGACGATTCAAGAACCGACGTTTTATGGCACGCATGAGAATCGGCGCATTGTCCATCAGGTATGGGATTGGATCGACGACACCAGATATGTCGTACACCTGTACATTACGGCCAAATCAGACGAGGAATGGAAGACACATCATTTCGTTTCGGAATATCGATGTATGCTGCGGAATGAGCTTTCAGATGTTCTGAGGACTGCTGGCTTCGGAGAGATTGATTGGCTTATGCCGTCTGAAAGTGGCTTTTACCAACCTCTGGTTCTGGCGCGACTGTCAGGCTAGAGGGTGTTTGTTAGGTTACGTCTTCGTAAATTTGCTCAAAAGTATCCAAATTGGCTGACTCTAAGAGCGTAGTTGGTTGACGTATAGAACCCAAAGTTCTATGCTTTTAGGTGAGCCACTGCGTGTGGGACCCAAGTGCAGCAGCTCCTCTGCTAGATGTAGTTCATTCCTGCCTGCCGAAGCTGTTACGGGGGATTCAGAATCAACCAGCGTCCCCTATTGGATTGCTGATTGCTCCCCGGACAAGCGCCGCCCGCGATGGAATGGAACCTTGGGTTCCGGAGTCCGCATTCATCATGGTAGACGACCATAATCCTGAACACACCGAGAGCAAACCCCTGACCACCGAACTGGAAACCCTAGCGCCCGAAGCGACAGCGGCCAACACCGAACTGTCTTCTGAATCCACCTCAACCCAACAGCATGAAGCTGTCCACGAAGCCGCCGCCAACAACGCGCAACAAGATGCTCAATCCGGGCATGTTGCAACCGTTACGGCCGCCGCCGAAGAGTCTGCCGACGACGACTTGAACTACGATGCCGCTGACTTTGCGGCAGCGCTGGCGAATTTTGACCGCGAGCAGGCAGCCGATGCCGCCGCCGCCCAGAATCTGACCGCCGAAGAGGCGATTGTCGCCGGTACCGTCCTCAAGATTACGGACAAGTATGTTGTTGTCGATATCGGGCTCAAGTCGGAAGGTTTGATTCCGCTGGCACAGGTGCTGGACATCCATGGCGCACCGAAGTTCCAGGTTGGCGATTCCGTTGAGGTTGTGGTTGAGCGTGAGGAGCCGGAAGGCGGCTACCTGGTCAGCTACGAGAAGGCGTTGCGCCACAAGGTCTGGGACAAGCTGGAGCTTGCCGCCAATGAGAAGACCCCCGTCAAGGGCATGGTTCTCAGCCGCGTCAAGGGTGGTCTGACCGTCGATATTGGCATCAAGGCGTTTCTGCCCGGATCGCAGGTCGAGGTTCGCCCCGTCCGCAATCTGGATGGCTACATCGGTACCGAGATCGAAGTTCGCGTCATCAAGCTGAACAAGAAGCGCGGCAATGTCGTGATCAGCCGGAAGGAACTGCTCGAAGAAGACCAGAACGCCAAGAAGTCGGTTACGCTGGCGACCCTGGAAGAGGGCAGCGTTCTGACCGGAACGGTCAAGAACCTGACCGACTACGGCGCATTCGTGGATATGGGCGGTCTGGATGGCCTGCTGCACATCACCGACATGAGCTGGGGCCGGTTGACGCATCCGCGTGATCTGGTCAATGTCGGCGACGAGATTCAGGTGAAGGTGCTGAAGTTCGACAAGGAGAAGCAGCGGGTTTCGCTGGGCTTCAAGCAGTTGACGCCTGACCCATGGCTGGACGCGATCGAGCGTTACCCGATTGGGGCGCAGGTTCGTGGCCGCGTTCTCTCGGTTACCGACTACGGCGCGTTCGTCGAGCTGGAGCAGGGCATCGAAGGACTCGTTCACGTCTCGGAGATGACCTGGTCGAAGCGGATGAAGCATCCGTCGAAGATGGTGAAGCCGGGCGATGAGGTCGACACGATCATTCTGAGCGTGAACCCGAACGACCGCCGCATCTCGCTGGGCATGAAGCAGTTGCAGGACAATCCCTGGGAGCAGTTGGAGGACAAGTATCCGACTGGCGCGATCATTGAGGGCCGTGTTCGCAACCTGACCGACTTCGGCGCATTCATCGAGATCGAAGATGGCATCGACGGCCTGGTACACGTCTCGAACCTGAGCTGGACTAAGCGCATCAAGCATCCTTCGGAGGTCCTGAAGAAGGGCGAGAAGGTCAAGGCGATCGTTCTGGGCGTTGAGCCGGAGAACCGCCGCCTGTCGCTGGGCGTCAAGCAGTTGCAGCCCGATGTCTGGGACACGTTCTTTGCCCAGCACCGTGTGGGCGACGTCATCAAGGGCAAGATTCTGCGCACGGCGCAGTTTGGCGCCTTCGTTGAGATTGCGGAAGGAGTCGAGGGCTTGTGCCACGTCTCCGAGGCGGTCGATGCGAACCACCAGCCGGTGGCGATGGATGTGGACTCGGAGCACGAGTTCAAGATCGTCAAGATGAACCAGGAAGAGAAGAAGGTCGGTCTCAGCATTCGGGCAGTTGGCGAAGAGGCCAGCCGCGCTGAGGTGGAGAGCTACAAGGAGCGTGAGAAGTCGCCGAAGGGTGGGTCGGGTTCGTCCTCGTCCTCCTCGTCGAGCAGCAGCACCACGCTGGGCGATCTGATCAACTGGAAGCGATCTGAGCGCGAGTAAGCTCAGTCACAGGAAGTACGGAGGGCCGCTCCTTAGGAGCGGCCCTTTCTTTTATATATTTCTATCTACTCGACAGCTTAAGTGGCATTTCCGCACCTTCGATGAGTACAGGGACGATTTTGCACTCACTCCGTACACGCGCACGGATATGATGGAACATCTCATCGCCGACGCGTATCTGTGACGAGAAGACTCCGGTATTTCAAAAGGGACTACAGGACGCCATCTATGATCAAGTTGAGGCAGCTAGGCTCTCTGTTTGCAGTGCTCTCTCTTTCCATTTCTCTGGTTGCACAGAAGATTCCGTCGGGAGCTGCCATCGATGCGAAGGTGAACGGCCTGATGACGCAGACAGGCGTCAAAGGCATGGCGGTTGCCGTCATCGACCACGGCCGGGTGAAGTATGTTCATGTCTACGGTATCCGCAATGCGAAGGGCGACCCGCTGACGACGGACACTGTCATGTATGGAGCGTCTCTCACCAAGACCGTGTTCGCGTATACGGTGCTGCAATTGGTGGATCAAGGCAAGCTGAACCTCGATACACCGATCGCGGCTGATCTTGACAGACCGCTGCCGACCTACGGACCTGATCCTGTCTTTCCTGACAAGTACGGCCCATACAAAGACCTTGCCGATGATCCGCGCTGGAAGAAGATTACGCCGCGCATGTGTCTCGATCACTCGACCGGCTTCAGCAACTTCTGGTTTATTGAGCCGGACCATAAGCTGCATATCCACTTCGATCCCGGCACGCACTTCAGCTATTCGGGTGAGGGTTTCGGCCTGCTGCAATTTGTTGTCGAACATGGTCGAAAGTCGCAAGGGCTGGGGCTCGATGTGGGCGACCTGACCCATGCGAACTTTGTACGTTTAGGAATGACGCGCACAAGCCTGACGTGGCGCGAGGGCCAGAACCCGAATGTTGCGGACGGCTGGAACGATCATGGTCAACCGGAGCCTCACTCCAAGCGCAGCAAGGTGCGCGTAGCCGGGTCGATGAACACCACTATCTCGGACATGGCGAAGTTTACCGCCGCACTGGTGCGCGGCGATGGCCTGTCAGCCGCATCGCGCGCCGAGATGGTTAAGCCTTCGCTGCACATTACGACGCGGACACAGTTTCCGCTCTTCCAGCCTGATCTTCCGGTGAGCGAGCAGCGCAAAGACCTTAACGCCGGGCTGGGCGTTGTTGTATTCGATGGGCCGCAGGGACCGGGCTTTTACAAGGGCGGCCATGACGGCCAGACCGCCAACACCATGGTTTGCATCGAGCGAAGGCAGCGCTGTGCCCTGATCCTCTCGAACGATGTGCGTTCAGAGGCGCAGTTCGCCGATCTGGTTCGCTTTCTCCTTGGCGATACTGGCGTGCCCTACGAGTGGGAGTATGGAGACTACGCCGGGAAATCATAATTTTCTTGCCAAGTCACTCCTTGAGCAGAGGTGAGATCTGAGCCGGATCCCATCGCGGCTTGCGGAGAATGCCAGCGGCCAAACCGCTGAGGGAATCTGCAAAGATTTAGCCGGAATGATTAAGCGCCTGCGGCTTTTGTGGGGGTATCGCGGGGAATACCGCCGTTCTTTTCACACGCGCTGGGGGGCTTGCTCTCTTAAACTTTAGAGAGATGATGGGCCTGAGGATACAGACGCAGCGGTGGTTGTGTGGGGGTTGCGTGGCGGTGCTTTGCTGCTGCGCGATGGTGCACGGAGTTTCGGCAAAG
It encodes the following:
- a CDS encoding acyltransferase family protein, with protein sequence MPEPLPPEPLPSSPRHTGAASRYYIALDGLRAVAVIMVFSQHYLSSKSAIFGWGWAGVDIFFVLSGFLITGILYDSRQKPHRYRDFYIRRTLRIFPLYYTLWLAILLATPIAQWQWNWRWALWPAYVGNYARFLFLHQPGDPYRFVRITFGPLVQGWFKSPMNLYIGHFWSLCVEEQFYLLWPFIVYTVRKREALIKICLGVIILMPLFRWLLSVLVSPQMLRMELFYRSLPTRLDALLIGGLIALCLRGPEQAWLRQWRRWLLVAVAFLFAFTYFIAMDIMHLPFYGSATNWVGIIGFTWIDLFAAALILECIHPGSTLGRVLSLRPLRSLGIVSYGFYVYHDLFHDFYSWFGNRFFPAHAFAVTTISAFLCSIAISAASYKLLEQPFLKLKNRFTDQVHKTPSV
- a CDS encoding adenylosuccinate synthase; its protein translation is MSQRKTAVILGAQWGDEGKGKIVDVLSEKFSVVARYAGGHNAGHTVIIKGKKFVLQLIPCGVLRPECKGVIGNGVVFDPMAFLSEVKKLKDAGLKVDGQLFVSNRAQVILPYHRMIELAAETAPGRTKIGTTRRGIGPAYEDKVHRNGLRVVDLLNPALLRTHIKNACDEKNTIAHALFGTEPLDPKGMYEEYSRLAEQVAPFVTDTAVLLNEAIKNGEKVMFEGAQGALLDIDHGTYPFVTSSSATSGGAVTGTGVGPTLIGTVIGVTKAYVTRVGEGPFPTEIHDSSADLLRARGQEYGAVTGRPRRCGWLDLPLLRYSNMINGTEWLVVTKMDVMDECDEIPVCTGYKIDGKLTDVIPADMRGFEAIEPVYTKLKGWKSSTEGITEFDKLPQLAQDYLHFIEKESGAKIGMVSTGPDRDQTITIAGFEEALNS
- a CDS encoding putative quinol monooxygenase; this encodes MLSFTVRMTFAHDDHAEITEMLRHLTVASRQEPGCVSYIAHFLEGDLGTVLIYEQYADEAALEHHRTTPHFHQYAIGGLYQRMRERQVENLTAVC
- a CDS encoding tetratricopeptide repeat protein, encoding MCGLFLVPFLLLSPSAQGQQPNAQAMQLMQQGAAAMRQGNAAAAERYFSQATVAAPGFAEGFLDLGLIQLREGKPDAAEVSLAKAIALNPELQGAHMFLGIAKYQMREVDEAATNLREEIRLQPQSVEALTWLGIVELGVGDADKAAPPLDQAVELSPKDPNLLYLRARAHSLIAQESYQALYQLDPDSWRVHKALGESYSALRQPEKAVEEFEKAVAKEPTNADLYESLGDEYQKLSRFDDATKAYQQEAKLDPHNGIALYNLGKIDVERGDPEAGIALLRQAIEAHASPAPSYFYLGLGLSKVGKNEESAKWLERSMQSDPSDFIKQSGYYELSRVYQKLGRREDSLHALDELKKLKDKQAAAVGQHS
- a CDS encoding nuclear transport factor 2 family protein yields the protein MTLHGQPIRLRRGLIAALAAFAVISVGVAGQRAFADPAVHVKKHSLKEQVEALEEQWRVAQLAGDTGTMGKMLSDDYVGISMTGEVDTKAQQLRRVTDRRMVLTKIELSDMKVKLVGAVAIVTSQAQVEGTNDGISVQGTYRYTRIYRHLPTGQWRITSFEATREHHHRHDGQTADSQVPPVAPGEPQPATESK
- a CDS encoding HIT family protein, whose protein sequence is MDRLWTPWRYNYITRADEQARTGVPPALSGWPASEDKHCVFCNMIAATDYAIAHGMPQEKAEQAAHILHRGPNCFVCLNAYPYATGHVLILPYLHVDSLAALPPEPAQEMILTAQRIERSLRHVYHPDGLNLGMNLGESAGAGVANHIHLHALPRWRGDTNFMTVTAETRVLPETLDVTWTKLREAFSTSSSSAAPSSATSAPK
- a CDS encoding class I SAM-dependent methyltransferase, with protein sequence MAEKTLKFYEALADHYHLIFEDWDSAIERQSRILGGLLASQTSVYPLKILDCACGIGTQAIGFAAMGHHVVASDLSPSEVKRAQQEALCRSLNLSFYVSDMTSLREIAESEFDVVVAMDNALPHLNAAQLGQATRAIVSKLKPKGLFLASIRDYDKLILQKPTIQEPTFYGTHENRRIVHQVWDWIDDTRYVVHLYITAKSDEEWKTHHFVSEYRCMLRNELSDVLRTAGFGEIDWLMPSESGFYQPLVLARLSG
- a CDS encoding 30S ribosomal protein S1 — protein: MVDDHNPEHTESKPLTTELETLAPEATAANTELSSESTSTQQHEAVHEAAANNAQQDAQSGHVATVTAAAEESADDDLNYDAADFAAALANFDREQAADAAAAQNLTAEEAIVAGTVLKITDKYVVVDIGLKSEGLIPLAQVLDIHGAPKFQVGDSVEVVVEREEPEGGYLVSYEKALRHKVWDKLELAANEKTPVKGMVLSRVKGGLTVDIGIKAFLPGSQVEVRPVRNLDGYIGTEIEVRVIKLNKKRGNVVISRKELLEEDQNAKKSVTLATLEEGSVLTGTVKNLTDYGAFVDMGGLDGLLHITDMSWGRLTHPRDLVNVGDEIQVKVLKFDKEKQRVSLGFKQLTPDPWLDAIERYPIGAQVRGRVLSVTDYGAFVELEQGIEGLVHVSEMTWSKRMKHPSKMVKPGDEVDTIILSVNPNDRRISLGMKQLQDNPWEQLEDKYPTGAIIEGRVRNLTDFGAFIEIEDGIDGLVHVSNLSWTKRIKHPSEVLKKGEKVKAIVLGVEPENRRLSLGVKQLQPDVWDTFFAQHRVGDVIKGKILRTAQFGAFVEIAEGVEGLCHVSEAVDANHQPVAMDVDSEHEFKIVKMNQEEKKVGLSIRAVGEEASRAEVESYKEREKSPKGGSGSSSSSSSSSSTTLGDLINWKRSERE
- a CDS encoding serine hydrolase domain-containing protein, yielding MIKLRQLGSLFAVLSLSISLVAQKIPSGAAIDAKVNGLMTQTGVKGMAVAVIDHGRVKYVHVYGIRNAKGDPLTTDTVMYGASLTKTVFAYTVLQLVDQGKLNLDTPIAADLDRPLPTYGPDPVFPDKYGPYKDLADDPRWKKITPRMCLDHSTGFSNFWFIEPDHKLHIHFDPGTHFSYSGEGFGLLQFVVEHGRKSQGLGLDVGDLTHANFVRLGMTRTSLTWREGQNPNVADGWNDHGQPEPHSKRSKVRVAGSMNTTISDMAKFTAALVRGDGLSAASRAEMVKPSLHITTRTQFPLFQPDLPVSEQRKDLNAGLGVVVFDGPQGPGFYKGGHDGQTANTMVCIERRQRCALILSNDVRSEAQFADLVRFLLGDTGVPYEWEYGDYAGKS